The Haloarcula sp. DT43 genome includes a region encoding these proteins:
- the glmS gene encoding glutamine--fructose-6-phosphate transaminase (isomerizing) — MCGIIGYIGDSEARPRLVAGLQRLEYRGYDSAGIALADEELSVFKQAGTVGDLDLPVETPQTCGIGHTRWSTHGKPTDANAHPHTDCSGRVAVVHNGIIANYDELRETLPDHRFRSETDTEVVAHLVEAELEAGVDLRAAVAAVVDRIEGSYALGVVAAGYDGIVAARRNSPLVVGHGADGNFIASDVTPLLEHTRSVSYLEDGDVAHLTRDGVTVHQDGALVDRAVTTVEWDADAAEKGGYDHYMLKEIHEQPTALRQAIAGRIDPIEGRVELDDLSLSDDFLAGIDEVQFVACGTSYHACMYGKQLLEELADVRATVEFASEYDVGSGRDPERTLVVGVSQSGETADTLRALRTASRSGIRTLGVTNTVGSTMARECDDVVYIRAGPEIGVAATKTFASQVVVLALFALTVAERRSELDATVGRELVEHLQDLPGAVQGALDRDDAIEEVAVAYAAGEAFFFIGRRFGNPVALEGALKLKEISYDHAEGFPAGELKHGPLALVTEGTPVLAILTDGTRPEETRNNVKEVQSRGAPVIALTGAGQDGDYEVGFEVPELGLLEPLVANVYLQLFAYHVADDKGRAIDRPRNLAKSVTVE, encoded by the coding sequence ATGTGTGGGATAATCGGATACATCGGCGACTCGGAGGCCCGGCCGCGGCTCGTGGCCGGACTGCAACGACTGGAGTATCGCGGCTACGACTCGGCGGGTATCGCGCTCGCCGACGAGGAGCTATCAGTGTTCAAGCAAGCCGGGACCGTTGGAGACCTCGACTTGCCGGTGGAGACGCCACAGACCTGTGGCATCGGCCACACGCGGTGGAGTACGCACGGGAAGCCGACCGACGCGAACGCCCACCCGCACACCGACTGCTCGGGGCGGGTCGCCGTCGTCCACAACGGCATCATCGCCAACTACGACGAGCTGCGCGAGACGCTCCCCGACCACCGCTTCCGCAGCGAGACCGACACGGAAGTCGTCGCCCACCTCGTCGAGGCGGAACTCGAAGCCGGCGTGGACCTCCGGGCGGCGGTCGCGGCCGTCGTCGACCGCATCGAGGGGAGCTACGCCCTCGGCGTCGTCGCGGCCGGCTACGACGGCATCGTCGCCGCACGGCGCAACAGCCCGCTCGTCGTCGGCCACGGAGCCGACGGGAACTTCATCGCCAGCGACGTGACGCCACTGCTCGAACACACGCGCTCCGTGTCGTACCTCGAAGACGGCGACGTGGCACACCTGACCCGGGATGGCGTCACGGTCCACCAGGACGGCGCGCTCGTCGACCGGGCCGTGACCACCGTCGAGTGGGACGCCGACGCCGCCGAGAAGGGCGGGTACGACCACTACATGCTCAAGGAGATACACGAGCAGCCGACCGCTCTCCGGCAGGCTATCGCCGGCCGTATCGACCCCATCGAGGGCCGCGTCGAACTGGACGACCTCTCGCTGTCCGACGACTTCCTCGCGGGCATCGACGAGGTGCAGTTCGTCGCGTGCGGGACGTCGTATCACGCCTGCATGTACGGGAAACAGCTGCTCGAAGAGCTGGCGGACGTTCGCGCGACCGTCGAGTTCGCCAGCGAGTACGACGTCGGGAGCGGCCGCGACCCCGAACGGACCCTGGTGGTCGGTGTCAGCCAGAGTGGGGAGACGGCCGATACCCTGCGTGCCCTCCGGACGGCCAGCCGCTCGGGGATTCGGACCCTCGGCGTGACCAACACCGTGGGGAGTACGATGGCACGCGAGTGTGACGACGTGGTGTACATCCGTGCCGGGCCGGAGATAGGCGTGGCGGCGACCAAGACGTTCGCCTCACAGGTCGTCGTCCTCGCGCTGTTCGCGCTGACCGTCGCAGAGCGGCGCAGCGAACTCGACGCGACCGTCGGCAGGGAACTGGTTGAGCACCTCCAGGACCTCCCGGGGGCCGTACAGGGTGCTCTCGACCGCGACGACGCCATCGAAGAGGTCGCCGTCGCCTACGCCGCCGGCGAGGCGTTCTTCTTCATCGGCCGCCGGTTCGGCAACCCCGTCGCACTAGAGGGGGCGCTGAAACTCAAGGAGATATCCTACGACCACGCCGAGGGCTTCCCGGCGGGCGAACTCAAACACGGCCCGCTGGCGCTCGTCACCGAGGGGACGCCGGTACTCGCGATACTGACCGACGGGACTCGGCCAGAGGAGACCCGGAACAACGTCAAGGAGGTCCAGTCCCGCGGCGCTCCGGTCATCGCCCTCACCGGGGCCGGCCAGGACGGCGACTACGAGGTGGGCTTCGAGGTGCCGGAACTCGGGCTGCTGGAGCCCCTCGTGGCGAACGTCTACCTCCAGTTGTTCGCTTACCACGTCGCCGACGACAAGGGCCGCGCTATCGACAGGCCGCGGAACCTGGCGAAAAGCGTCACAGTGGAGTAG
- a CDS encoding sugar phosphate nucleotidyltransferase, which produces MKAVVLAAGQGQRLGPLTEGRPKPMVPVGNKPILESVLEAAIAAGVDEVVLVVGHERERIQTHFGDGDEWSVDIRYVVQPHQLGAAHALSQVESAVEGHFFVLHGDQIVDAALLERLLDRWDETATPTIAAVRSDRPTEYGAVEVAGETVESVSRTPTDDPPFLVNGGAYVFDERVFDVIRDMHETTDGDFGMATALQRLADRGSLSAVLHRGSWQDLTYPWDLLATNAALVHGRADDTDPRGVDDTAAVSDGVALDGSVSVGPNATVFSGTSLGENVRIGANAVLSNCIVMPGARIGDGAVVHDCIVGEAASLGPNVTVEGGPATVVVGDAVHREVGLGGVVADRTTLRGNVTVTPGTVIGREVLADSGTVLRGRIASGETVRRG; this is translated from the coding sequence ATGAAGGCGGTCGTCTTGGCAGCCGGGCAGGGGCAGCGACTCGGTCCCCTGACCGAGGGGCGACCGAAGCCGATGGTTCCGGTGGGCAACAAACCGATTCTAGAGAGCGTCCTCGAAGCGGCAATCGCCGCCGGCGTCGACGAGGTAGTGCTCGTCGTCGGCCACGAACGCGAACGCATCCAGACGCACTTCGGCGACGGCGACGAGTGGAGCGTCGACATCCGGTACGTCGTCCAGCCACACCAGTTGGGTGCGGCACACGCACTCTCGCAGGTCGAGTCGGCAGTCGAGGGCCACTTCTTCGTCCTGCACGGCGACCAGATAGTCGACGCGGCGCTACTGGAGCGCCTGCTCGACCGCTGGGACGAAACCGCGACGCCCACCATCGCGGCCGTTCGGTCGGACCGCCCGACCGAGTACGGCGCGGTGGAGGTCGCCGGGGAGACCGTAGAGTCCGTCTCGCGGACGCCGACCGACGACCCGCCGTTCCTGGTCAACGGCGGTGCCTACGTCTTCGACGAGCGCGTGTTCGACGTGATTCGGGACATGCACGAGACGACGGACGGCGACTTCGGGATGGCGACGGCCCTCCAGCGGCTCGCCGACCGCGGGAGTCTCTCGGCAGTGCTGCACCGCGGCTCCTGGCAGGACCTCACGTACCCGTGGGACCTGCTGGCGACGAACGCCGCGCTCGTCCACGGCCGGGCCGACGACACCGACCCCCGCGGCGTCGACGACACGGCCGCGGTGTCCGACGGCGTCGCGCTCGACGGGAGCGTGTCAGTCGGGCCGAACGCGACGGTGTTCTCGGGGACCTCGCTGGGCGAAAACGTCCGCATCGGCGCGAACGCGGTGCTCTCGAACTGCATCGTGATGCCCGGCGCTCGTATCGGCGACGGGGCGGTCGTCCACGACTGCATCGTCGGGGAAGCGGCGTCTCTCGGCCCGAACGTGACCGTCGAGGGCGGACCGGCGACCGTCGTCGTCGGCGACGCGGTCCACCGCGAGGTCGGGCTGGGTGGGGTCGTCGCCGACCGGACGACGCTCCGGGGGAACGTGACCGTGACGCCTGGGACGGTAATCGGGCGGGAAGTGCTAGCCGACAGCGGGACCGTCCTGCGGGGACGTATCGCGTCGGGCGAAACAGTGCGGAGAGGGTAA
- a CDS encoding PQQ-dependent sugar dehydrogenase: protein MTESPTETESATPTATATPDDGTDGISRSYFEQGPTVGLEEVATGLTSPSALVTADEDADRRFIVDQVGTVHVHDADGLRSTPFLDITDRMVALGEGLPNWISYDERGLLGLAFHPDFAENGLCYVRYSAPSTEADIDHREVLSEFRATGDRSAVDPDSERVLLDLPWHRPIHQSGSIEFGPDGYLYGSLGDGLNPYHGQDLDTLKGCIYRIDVDSRTETTPYGIPADNPLVGREGRDELYAWGLRNPWKMAFSGDRLIAGDVGQATWEEVDVIEAGSNYGWPLKEGTHCHDPQLGTSSEDQCLVESDRGEPLVDPVFEFPHFDEEGDAVGFAVIGGHIHEGSVAAVDGSYLCGVFTSSFTTPAGRLLAAAPQDAGTWPVEELQVDGGLDIQVLSFGQDGADSYVLGTRAALADDPLGQTEGVVYRLTS from the coding sequence GTGACGGAGTCGCCCACAGAGACGGAGTCAGCGACGCCCACGGCGACAGCGACCCCCGACGACGGAACGGACGGTATCTCGAGGTCGTACTTCGAACAAGGACCGACGGTCGGACTGGAGGAAGTCGCCACCGGACTCACCTCCCCGAGCGCGCTCGTCACCGCCGACGAGGACGCCGACCGGCGGTTCATCGTCGACCAGGTCGGGACGGTCCACGTCCACGACGCCGACGGGCTGCGGTCGACGCCGTTTCTCGATATCACGGACCGGATGGTCGCGCTGGGAGAGGGGCTCCCGAACTGGATTTCATACGACGAGCGCGGCCTGCTCGGGCTGGCCTTCCACCCCGACTTCGCCGAGAACGGGCTGTGCTACGTCAGATACAGCGCGCCGTCGACCGAGGCCGACATCGACCACCGCGAGGTGCTCTCGGAGTTCAGGGCCACCGGGGACCGGTCGGCGGTCGACCCCGACAGCGAACGGGTACTGCTCGACCTGCCGTGGCACCGACCGATTCACCAGTCCGGGTCCATCGAGTTCGGGCCGGACGGGTACCTCTATGGCTCGCTGGGCGACGGGCTGAACCCGTACCACGGACAGGACCTCGACACGCTCAAGGGCTGCATCTACCGCATCGACGTCGACAGTCGCACCGAGACGACGCCGTACGGTATCCCCGCGGACAACCCGCTGGTCGGCCGTGAGGGGCGGGACGAACTGTACGCGTGGGGGCTGCGGAACCCGTGGAAGATGGCCTTCAGCGGCGACCGACTCATCGCCGGTGACGTGGGGCAGGCCACCTGGGAGGAGGTCGACGTCATCGAGGCCGGTTCCAACTACGGCTGGCCGCTGAAGGAGGGGACCCACTGCCACGACCCGCAGCTCGGAACCAGTTCGGAGGACCAGTGCCTCGTCGAGTCGGACCGCGGCGAGCCGCTGGTCGACCCGGTCTTCGAGTTCCCGCACTTCGACGAGGAGGGCGACGCGGTGGGCTTCGCGGTCATCGGCGGCCACATCCACGAGGGGTCGGTCGCCGCTGTCGACGGCTCGTACCTCTGTGGGGTGTTCACGAGTTCGTTTACCACCCCGGCTGGCCGGCTCCTCGCTGCCGCGCCACAGGACGCCGGTACCTGGCCCGTCGAGGAGCTACAGGTCGACGGCGGCCTCGACATCCAGGTGCTGTCGTTCGGGCAGGACGGCGCGGACAGCTACGTTCTGGGGACGCGGGCCGCCCTCGCCGACGACCCGCTCGGGCAGACCGAGGGCGTCGTCTACCGGCTGACCAGCTAG
- a CDS encoding flippase translates to MNLARASSLLFLVELLNTALGFLGTVYFARALGATLLGVFFLFEATLYTMATVVDFGLRGAVEKRISAGDDPGQMFGAAVVLKLLLIAVVSATVLALRDPLAAYVGADLAVELVGVVVAFELSMLVVHVLQGELRVAQTAVLHFLRSLTFVTVAVGLLQYGYGVRALVWALLVSYTVLFVGASLRLSTPLSRPGTYHLKSLYDYAKFNGIWGLGGHVYNWMDVIVIGLFLSQAAVGAYELAWRLTTTAIMFSTVFARVLFPQLSAWQADGAVEKVRDLISDAMTTSLLLIVPSVVGVALIGGEILGIVFGPEYTIAAAAFVVLMVEKLPQALNLVFDKAIQAFDRPKYGAIATVVSLSTNVVLNLFLVPRYGLVGAAAATLVSVTVNTLLLWYYLERLTPVRFPVRDVGWTVAAALGMGVALFGLVRVLSVETPATLVAAIAVSAVVYGVCVLAAPPLRVKVVESVRSVRG, encoded by the coding sequence ATGAACCTCGCACGCGCGAGTTCGCTGCTGTTCCTCGTGGAACTGCTGAACACGGCGCTTGGCTTCCTCGGGACGGTGTACTTCGCCCGGGCGCTGGGCGCGACGCTGCTCGGCGTCTTCTTCCTGTTCGAGGCGACCCTCTACACGATGGCGACCGTCGTGGACTTCGGGCTCCGCGGGGCCGTCGAGAAACGCATCAGCGCCGGAGACGACCCCGGCCAGATGTTCGGGGCGGCGGTGGTCCTGAAGCTCCTGCTCATCGCCGTGGTCTCGGCCACTGTCCTCGCACTCCGGGACCCGCTGGCGGCGTACGTCGGGGCCGACCTCGCGGTCGAACTGGTCGGCGTCGTCGTCGCCTTCGAACTCTCGATGCTCGTCGTCCACGTCCTTCAGGGGGAGCTACGGGTCGCACAGACGGCGGTCCTGCACTTCCTGCGGAGCCTGACGTTCGTGACCGTGGCCGTCGGTCTGCTGCAGTACGGCTACGGCGTCCGGGCGCTCGTGTGGGCCCTGCTCGTCTCGTACACGGTCCTGTTCGTCGGGGCGAGCCTCCGCCTCTCGACGCCGCTCTCACGGCCCGGGACCTACCACCTCAAGTCGCTGTACGACTACGCGAAGTTCAACGGCATCTGGGGGCTGGGCGGGCACGTCTACAACTGGATGGACGTCATCGTCATCGGCCTCTTCCTCTCGCAGGCCGCCGTCGGCGCGTACGAACTGGCGTGGCGGCTGACCACGACGGCCATCATGTTCAGCACCGTCTTCGCCAGGGTGCTGTTCCCGCAGCTCTCGGCGTGGCAGGCCGACGGCGCGGTCGAGAAGGTCCGGGACCTCATCTCCGACGCGATGACGACCTCGCTGTTGCTCATCGTCCCCTCCGTCGTCGGTGTCGCGCTCATCGGCGGGGAGATACTGGGCATCGTCTTCGGCCCGGAGTACACCATCGCCGCGGCCGCCTTCGTCGTGTTGATGGTCGAGAAGCTCCCACAGGCGCTGAACCTCGTCTTCGACAAGGCGATTCAGGCCTTCGACCGGCCGAAATACGGGGCCATCGCCACGGTCGTCTCGCTGTCGACGAACGTCGTCCTGAACCTCTTTCTGGTGCCACGCTACGGACTGGTCGGCGCGGCGGCTGCGACGCTGGTGTCCGTGACGGTCAACACCCTGTTGCTGTGGTACTACCTCGAACGGCTCACCCCCGTCCGGTTCCCGGTCCGTGACGTCGGCTGGACGGTCGCGGCCGCGCTGGGGATGGGCGTCGCGCTTTTCGGTCTCGTCCGCGTGCTGTCCGTCGAGACGCCCGCCACACTCGTGGCCGCCATCGCGGTCTCGGCGGTGGTCTACGGCGTCTGCGTGCTCGCCGCGCCGCCGCTACGGGTGAAAGTCGTCGAGAGCGTCCGGAGCGTCCGCGGCTAG
- a CDS encoding NAD-dependent epimerase/dehydratase family protein, giving the protein MTVLVTGATGFIGLNLLASLDRDAVAMVRPGSPSGRLPSGVDTVEADLSDPDSLSRALAGVDSVVHLAAAVYDTAQMAGTNVTGTERLVDAAADAGVSRFVFTSTVRAHPEVPADADSAYEQSKVAAEDLLFGRDHPFEVSAIYPTYIFGPRDYRLTRYEHVRPIATNRLLVPPLYTVDRYNIVHVDDVVDTVAHCLDGAPGRHLVTGPNLSNGQVLNALARHTPGRCTVVNVPYGAIRWGVKPAMDLLYRAGISPVPGEGFLERGDYGTVPERLTEQAPVRQRSWQAAIADTVAWYDSVGLL; this is encoded by the coding sequence ATGACCGTCCTCGTGACGGGTGCGACGGGCTTTATCGGGCTGAACCTGCTCGCTTCGCTGGACCGGGACGCGGTGGCGATGGTGCGGCCCGGCTCGCCCAGCGGCCGGCTCCCGTCCGGGGTCGACACCGTCGAGGCAGACCTCTCGGACCCCGACTCGCTGTCGCGGGCGCTGGCGGGCGTCGACAGCGTCGTCCACCTCGCGGCGGCCGTCTACGACACCGCCCAGATGGCCGGAACCAACGTCACGGGTACCGAGCGACTGGTCGACGCGGCGGCCGACGCCGGCGTCTCGCGGTTCGTCTTCACCAGCACCGTCAGAGCCCACCCCGAAGTGCCGGCCGACGCCGACTCCGCCTACGAGCAGTCGAAGGTCGCCGCCGAGGACCTTCTCTTCGGCCGGGACCACCCCTTCGAGGTGTCAGCCATCTATCCGACCTACATCTTCGGGCCGCGGGACTACCGGCTGACTCGGTACGAACACGTCCGGCCGATTGCGACGAACCGCCTGCTGGTCCCGCCGCTGTACACCGTCGACAGGTACAACATCGTCCACGTCGACGACGTGGTCGACACGGTTGCCCACTGTCTGGACGGCGCGCCCGGACGCCACCTCGTCACCGGACCGAACCTCTCGAACGGGCAGGTGCTGAACGCGCTGGCCCGGCACACCCCTGGCAGGTGTACCGTCGTCAACGTCCCTTACGGCGCGATTCGGTGGGGCGTCAAGCCGGCGATGGACCTGCTCTATCGCGCCGGTATCTCGCCGGTGCCGGGCGAGGGGTTCCTCGAACGGGGCGACTACGGCACTGTTCCCGAGCGGCTGACCGAACAGGCACCGGTCCGCCAGCGGTCCTGGCAGGCCGCGATAGCGGACACGGTCGCGTGGTACGACTCGGTGGGTCTGCTGTAA
- a CDS encoding Gfo/Idh/MocA family protein, with product MSELAVGVVGAGWMATDYHIPAFTSHPDTRVVAVAERDADRRAAVEREQAIPGYDDAAAMLSAHELDVVSICTPPSTHEEIFLTAVEAGCHVLCEKPLALTADSARRMADAAAAAGVVTQVGYLHRYYRNYDRALELLSNDLLGEVVEVTVAHHSAPPSAGWYYDPDLSGGGVARDLFPHTLDVLLEVFDAPPEVTDARVRSLRDRPVEDAASVSLDFDGVPVECSATWTQTEGVSRVLVVGTEGWLELDAETLQGDVHGRPFEFRHGERSLVDVGVATLFPASDEDAHTARIHDFADHAARGDTDTAAPAARGVAVAEIIDAVYDRCGVDWRAAR from the coding sequence ATGAGCGAACTGGCCGTCGGGGTCGTCGGCGCCGGCTGGATGGCCACCGACTACCACATCCCGGCCTTTACCAGCCATCCGGACACGCGTGTCGTCGCCGTCGCCGAGCGCGACGCGGACCGCCGAGCGGCCGTCGAACGCGAACAGGCCATCCCCGGCTACGACGACGCGGCGGCGATGCTCTCGGCCCACGAACTCGATGTCGTCAGCATCTGTACCCCGCCGAGCACGCACGAGGAGATATTCCTGACCGCGGTTGAGGCCGGCTGTCACGTCCTCTGTGAGAAGCCGCTTGCGCTGACCGCCGACAGCGCCCGTCGGATGGCGGACGCCGCGGCGGCGGCCGGGGTCGTCACGCAGGTGGGGTATCTCCACCGCTACTACCGGAACTACGACCGGGCGCTGGAACTGCTCTCGAACGACCTGCTGGGCGAGGTCGTGGAGGTGACCGTCGCCCATCACTCGGCCCCGCCGTCGGCCGGGTGGTACTACGACCCCGACCTCTCCGGCGGCGGCGTCGCGCGGGACCTGTTTCCCCACACGCTGGACGTTCTTCTGGAGGTGTTCGACGCGCCCCCCGAGGTGACGGACGCGCGCGTCCGCTCGCTCCGCGACCGGCCGGTCGAGGACGCCGCCAGCGTCTCGCTCGACTTCGACGGCGTGCCGGTCGAGTGCTCGGCGACGTGGACACAGACAGAGGGGGTGAGCCGCGTCCTCGTCGTCGGCACCGAGGGCTGGCTGGAACTGGACGCCGAGACCCTGCAGGGGGACGTCCACGGCCGCCCGTTCGAGTTCAGACACGGCGAGCGCTCGCTCGTCGACGTCGGCGTCGCCACGCTGTTCCCGGCCAGCGACGAGGACGCCCACACGGCGCGCATCCACGACTTCGCCGACCACGCGGCGCGCGGCGACACGGACACGGCCGCACCGGCCGCCCGCGGCGTCGCCGTCGCGGAGATAATCGACGCGGTGTACGACCGGTGTGGCGTCGACTGGAGGGCCGCTCGATGA
- a CDS encoding methyl-accepting chemotaxis protein — MENADVTDTGTNRTADRSVGGDSLLSSIPDGSSIPDETWELRHKYFILTVLAHIPFLLALGLVETAQSPFAGASIPAIPTGRVVLQIGLIAGFAFAAAVPRFSRRIRTVLAVTGLAFCTGTLVHFSGGYIEAHFHFFVAIGIVAVYEDWIPFGIGIAYVVVSHIIFGIVDPSAVYNHTAAQLNPIAWGAIHGGFVAMLAISLTIHLSSIEKSRRKAQAEIERARERANRIDNLEEERAEIESQREEAQRLRDEAEREREEVAALNAHLESKAETYKDAMKDMSDGDFTVRVDADSENDSMSEIGVAFNDMADELEATLGEIQSFAAAVDRQVSESDSALQEVATASDGVSDSIQQIAAGADEQRDMVQEASAEVSSFSAAVEEIAASADEVAQTSAETATIATDGQELAADTLRDAREVKASIDETVTTVTELDDQMAEIASIVDFISDIAEQTNMLALNANIEAARAGGSGTGNAGEGFAVVADEVKQLADETQESAGDIRTRIERIQDQTSTVVSQVEQASDLVEKEIRAVEKAVDAFERVAENAAQTDTGVQEISDTTDSQAATSEGVVSMMDEVAEISVESADETESVSATVEEQTASLNKVSEGMDSLSDQAQRLETLVGSFTVRAGTAQSH, encoded by the coding sequence ATGGAGAACGCTGACGTGACAGATACGGGCACAAATAGAACCGCCGACAGGTCAGTCGGCGGTGATAGCCTGCTGTCGAGTATTCCGGACGGGAGTTCGATACCCGACGAGACGTGGGAGCTCCGCCACAAGTACTTCATACTCACAGTCCTCGCGCACATTCCGTTCCTGCTCGCGCTAGGGCTGGTCGAGACGGCACAGAGTCCGTTCGCCGGCGCGAGTATCCCCGCTATCCCTACCGGTCGGGTGGTGCTTCAAATCGGGCTCATCGCCGGATTCGCGTTCGCTGCAGCCGTCCCGCGGTTCAGTCGTCGGATACGGACCGTCCTCGCAGTTACCGGGCTGGCGTTCTGTACCGGCACGCTCGTGCACTTCAGCGGCGGGTACATCGAGGCGCACTTCCACTTCTTCGTCGCTATCGGCATCGTCGCCGTCTACGAGGACTGGATTCCGTTCGGTATCGGCATTGCCTACGTCGTCGTGAGCCACATCATCTTCGGCATCGTCGACCCCTCGGCGGTGTACAACCACACGGCGGCGCAGTTGAACCCCATCGCGTGGGGAGCCATCCACGGCGGGTTCGTCGCCATGCTGGCCATCTCGCTGACGATTCACCTGAGTTCCATCGAGAAGTCCCGACGGAAGGCACAGGCCGAGATAGAGCGGGCCCGCGAGCGGGCGAACCGCATCGACAACCTCGAAGAGGAGCGCGCCGAAATCGAGAGCCAGCGCGAGGAAGCACAGCGCCTCCGTGACGAGGCCGAACGGGAGCGCGAGGAGGTGGCGGCGCTCAACGCCCACCTCGAATCCAAAGCCGAGACGTACAAGGACGCGATGAAAGACATGTCGGACGGCGACTTCACCGTGCGCGTGGACGCGGACAGCGAGAACGACTCGATGAGCGAAATCGGCGTCGCGTTCAACGACATGGCGGACGAACTCGAAGCGACGCTTGGCGAGATTCAGTCCTTCGCCGCCGCCGTCGACCGGCAGGTCTCCGAATCGGACTCGGCGCTCCAGGAGGTCGCGACGGCGAGCGACGGGGTCAGCGACTCCATCCAGCAAATCGCCGCCGGGGCCGACGAACAGCGGGACATGGTGCAGGAGGCGAGCGCGGAGGTCTCGAGCTTCTCGGCGGCGGTCGAGGAAATCGCGGCGTCGGCCGACGAGGTCGCACAGACCTCCGCCGAAACCGCGACAATCGCCACCGACGGGCAGGAGCTCGCCGCCGACACGCTGCGTGACGCCCGGGAGGTCAAGGCGTCCATCGACGAGACCGTGACGACGGTCACCGAACTCGACGACCAGATGGCGGAAATCGCGTCCATCGTGGACTTCATCTCCGACATCGCCGAGCAGACGAACATGCTCGCGCTCAATGCCAACATCGAGGCGGCCCGCGCCGGCGGTTCGGGCACGGGCAACGCGGGCGAGGGGTTCGCCGTCGTCGCCGACGAGGTCAAGCAACTGGCCGACGAGACACAGGAGTCCGCGGGCGACATCCGGACCCGCATCGAGCGGATTCAGGACCAGACCAGCACCGTCGTCAGCCAGGTCGAGCAGGCGAGCGACCTGGTCGAAAAGGAGATTCGAGCCGTCGAGAAGGCCGTCGACGCCTTCGAGCGGGTCGCGGAAAACGCGGCGCAGACTGACACCGGGGTCCAGGAGATAAGCGACACGACCGACAGCCAGGCCGCCACCAGCGAGGGCGTGGTGTCGATGATGGACGAGGTGGCGGAGATAAGCGTCGAATCCGCCGACGAGACCGAGTCCGTCTCCGCGACGGTCGAGGAACAGACGGCCTCGCTCAACAAAGTGAGCGAGGGAATGGACTCGCTGTCCGACCAAGCACAGCGGCTCGAAACGCTCGTCGGGTCGTTCACCGTCAGAGCCGGCACCGCGCAGTCACACTGA
- a CDS encoding universal stress protein has product MYRDILVPTDGSASTQQVLEHTLDIAEGRDVTVHALYVVDDRAFLSMDEDMQDDVLADLRAEGEAATAAVEETVEQAGVEVSTAIRRGSPAERIVSYVDEAGIDLITMGTQADTYEKNMLGSTAQKVVTKSSVPVLTVDVSESE; this is encoded by the coding sequence ATGTATCGCGATATTCTGGTTCCGACGGACGGGAGCGCGTCGACACAGCAGGTACTGGAGCACACACTCGACATCGCCGAGGGGCGCGACGTCACCGTCCACGCCCTGTACGTCGTCGACGACCGGGCGTTCCTGTCGATGGATGAGGACATGCAGGACGACGTGCTGGCGGACCTGCGGGCCGAAGGGGAAGCGGCCACGGCGGCCGTCGAGGAGACGGTCGAACAGGCGGGTGTCGAGGTGTCGACGGCCATCCGGCGGGGAAGCCCGGCGGAACGCATCGTCTCGTACGTTGACGAGGCCGGCATCGACCTGATTACGATGGGGACGCAGGCGGACACCTACGAGAAGAACATGCTCGGAAGCACGGCACAGAAAGTCGTCACGAAGTCGTCCGTGCCGGTGCTCACTGTCGACGTGTCCGAGTCCGAATAG